The Roseofilum capinflatum BLCC-M114 genomic sequence GTGTGAAGATTACGGATGGCCTGAGTCACCAATCTAAGGGCCGTTGGGGGATTGTTGCTTATGCGCTTTCTGCTCTGAAGGTGTTGGCCCAATCTCGTTTGTTTGATGCGGAAATTAAGGAAGGTGAGCGCTCCCATCGGGTGAAAACGATTCAAATTGCGATTGGTAATGGGCGCTATTATGGAGGGGGTATGGCGATCGCCCATGATGCGGCGATCGACGATCAACGCCTCGACCTCTATAGTTTAGGATTAGAGCATTGGTGGCAAATTCTGGCTATTTTTCCTGCTATTTATCACGGACGCTATCATACTCTGCCGGGGGTTTTATCCCTTAATGGTACGGAACTGCATGTTTACACTCGCCATGCTCTGCCGATCAATACGGATGGGGAAATTACGACGACGACTCCGGCTCACTTCCGGGTTATTCCCAAAGCTTTATCGATTTTTATTCCGGAATCGAAGCCTCAACCGGTTCATCAAGGCTGGGTTTAGGCGATCGCACTCTATCGCACTCTATTGCCGTGACAACCCTAAAATGGTGGGTTACGGCGGATTGATAGATTGCTGTCAGAGTCTAGGTTTTAGCCGCCTAACCCACCCTACGCTAATGCACATTTTTAGCTGTGTCACGGCACTATGGGCGATTTTCCTTTTCTAAGTTCTCCTGTGCTTTGTCTCGACAGGTTTGTAAAACGGGATCGTTGGGTTCCTTCTCTAAGGTGCGATGGCACACTTCTAGAGCTTCCTGATAGCGTCCTAAATTCAACAAGGAAATGGCCTTGTTTTTCCAAGCTGGATAGAAATTTGGCTGGAGATCGAGCGATCGCTCAAAGCTGGATAAGGCTAATTCAAATTGCTGTAACTCAAAGGCTGCCATTCCCCGGTTATACCAGGTTTGTTCGTCGTCAGGATTCAGGGTTGTGGCTCGATTGTAGGCGGCGATCGCCTGCTCAAATCGTTGTGACTTAAATAATAGATCTCCCTTCATACCCCAGGCGATCGCCGACTGGCTATTTATATCAATCGCCCGATCCAAATAGGCGATCGCTCCCCCTAAATTCCCCTGTTTCTCCTGCTTTACACTGGACTTCATTAGCGCCCTGACCTGTAACTCCTGTAACACATTTTCTGGGTTACTCTCCTCA encodes the following:
- a CDS encoding lipid kinase encodes the protein MTRQALFLVNTHSRRGRHSREEAIAYLEHQGFKLLEVSPSNYQELPQVIREYGPQMDLVIIGGGDGTLNGAVDALVEIQRPLGILPMGTANDLARTLQIPLSIPAACRAIATGKLHQIDLGWVNGKYFFNVASLGLSVKITDGLSHQSKGRWGIVAYALSALKVLAQSRLFDAEIKEGERSHRVKTIQIAIGNGRYYGGGMAIAHDAAIDDQRLDLYSLGLEHWWQILAIFPAIYHGRYHTLPGVLSLNGTELHVYTRHALPINTDGEITTTTPAHFRVIPKALSIFIPESKPQPVHQGWV